In Pseudoduganella albidiflava, a single window of DNA contains:
- a CDS encoding sensor histidine kinase, translated as MRLPGFSARTIAIGYAFVTLLVLAMFASPLWYAWRTNIQEVRTELLASEAQRLGNLFRRGGPAALTTAIDSQVEGTNDGVRKIILLMAPNGAKLAGNLPAWPGGLPDRDGVSSATIRVDGVPRRIELVRVTLGRGYRLLIASNLNRFDELERLFVYGLLGCGAAVLVGAALGGVLIRRALLTRVQGISQTTAAIIEGKLSRRLAAPRDGDELQLLTRTVNRMLDQIEHLVTGVQDVSNAIAHDLRTPLSELRARLEELSVNRPNEEETFAEIDAAINDVDRVMKIFNALLRLAEIDSGSRRNGFVPVDVTNLAAEVAEFYAPVAELRNIALAFTPRGALRAVGDPVLLAQALGNLVENALKYAPEGGVIAIAVQRPQRDMLEIVVSDNGPGIAEDERPRVVERFYRGDTSRGTPGVGLGLSVVSAVARLHGGVLLLADNRPGLRATLQVAVSPAGGTQA; from the coding sequence ATGAGACTCCCCGGCTTTTCCGCCCGCACCATCGCGATCGGCTATGCGTTCGTCACCCTGCTGGTGCTGGCGATGTTCGCCTCGCCGCTGTGGTACGCGTGGCGCACCAACATCCAGGAGGTGCGCACCGAGCTGCTGGCCTCCGAAGCGCAGCGCCTCGGCAACCTGTTCCGGCGCGGCGGGCCGGCCGCGCTGACCACGGCCATCGACAGCCAGGTGGAGGGCACCAACGATGGCGTGCGCAAGATCATCCTGTTGATGGCCCCGAACGGCGCGAAGCTGGCCGGCAACCTGCCCGCCTGGCCCGGGGGCTTGCCGGACCGCGACGGCGTCAGCTCGGCCACCATCCGCGTCGACGGCGTGCCGCGCCGGATCGAACTGGTACGCGTGACGCTGGGGCGTGGCTACCGCCTGCTGATCGCCAGCAACCTGAACCGCTTCGACGAGCTGGAACGGCTGTTCGTGTACGGCTTGCTGGGCTGCGGCGCGGCGGTGCTGGTGGGCGCGGCGCTGGGCGGGGTGCTGATCCGCCGCGCCCTGCTCACCCGCGTGCAGGGCATCAGCCAGACCACGGCCGCGATCATCGAGGGCAAGCTGTCGCGCCGGCTCGCGGCGCCGCGCGATGGCGACGAACTGCAACTGCTGACGCGCACCGTCAACCGCATGCTGGACCAGATCGAGCACCTGGTGACGGGCGTGCAGGACGTGTCGAACGCCATCGCGCACGACTTGCGCACGCCCCTGTCCGAGCTGCGCGCCCGGCTGGAAGAGCTGTCCGTCAACCGCCCGAACGAGGAAGAAACGTTTGCCGAGATCGATGCGGCCATCAACGACGTCGACCGCGTGATGAAAATCTTCAACGCGCTGCTGCGCCTGGCCGAGATCGACAGCGGCAGCCGCCGCAACGGTTTCGTGCCGGTGGACGTGACGAACCTGGCGGCCGAGGTGGCCGAGTTCTATGCGCCGGTGGCGGAGCTGCGCAATATCGCGCTGGCGTTCACGCCGCGTGGCGCATTGCGCGCCGTCGGCGACCCGGTGCTGCTGGCGCAGGCGCTCGGCAACCTGGTGGAGAATGCGTTGAAGTACGCGCCCGAAGGCGGCGTGATCGCCATCGCCGTGCAGCGACCGCAGCGCGACATGCTGGAAATCGTGGTGAGCGACAATGGCCCCGGCATCGCCGAAGATGAACGGCCGCGCGTCGTCGAGCGCTTCTACCGGGGCGACACCAGCCGCGGCACGCCCGGCGTGGGGCTGGGCCTGTCGGTGGTCTCCGCCGTGGCCCGCCTGCATGGCGGCGTGCTGCTGCTGGCCGATAACCGGCCCGGCTTGCGGGCGACGCTGCAGGTGGCGGTCAGCCCGGCCGGCGGCACGCAGGCCTGA